The following are encoded together in the Xanthobacter autotrophicus Py2 genome:
- a CDS encoding sodium/hydrogen exchanger (PFAM: transporter-associated region; sodium/hydrogen exchanger~KEGG: rpd:RPD_0157 sodium/hydrogen exchanger), whose product MSSVFVSNLVLLVVAALVVVGTLSSLLAARFGAPILLVFLVVGVAAGEGGPGGIHFNDYWATYMVGSAALAVILFDGGLRMRLASMRGAIIPAIGLSTVGVVMTAALVALVAGPLLGLDPLESLLVGAIVASTDAAAVLFLVRAQGLHLGRRVGSVIEIESATNDPAAVFLTVLLVELLTTDTGNPGLAMVFGVLREMALGAAMGVAGGYAIVALLNRVDLPGGLHPVMVMGIAVLLFAVTSLLHGSGFLAVYLAGLVLGNRPVRAIASITSFLDTVTWLCQIVMFVMLGLLVSPEKILLYALPALGVAAFLILVGRPAAVFLCLAPFRFSLKEKLFISWAGLRGAVSIFLATIPMLAHLPQAEVYFNVAFAVVLVSLILHGWTMAAVARRLDVTLSDPAPGIRRFEIDLPGQTDMELVAYPVVAGTPAIGQAALPTWARLMMVVRAGQTLTPEAAGHLKVGDYGYVLAPPKRVHQLDRLFRPQEATPMDDGAAFPFVGEVRLGDLMSFYGLTVPDSELGLTIAEAFADRSDDHPARGMRIKYGNAVIEVREVVDGRVTWAVLRLEAGRLKRSIAKVRRLFGLQPEGEDDEA is encoded by the coding sequence ATGAGTTCGGTTTTCGTTTCCAATCTTGTTCTTCTTGTGGTTGCCGCCCTGGTGGTGGTCGGCACCCTGTCGAGCCTGCTTGCGGCGCGGTTCGGTGCGCCCATCCTTCTGGTGTTCCTCGTCGTCGGCGTCGCGGCGGGGGAGGGCGGCCCCGGCGGCATCCATTTCAACGATTATTGGGCCACCTACATGGTGGGCTCGGCGGCGCTGGCGGTGATCCTGTTCGACGGCGGGCTGCGCATGCGCCTCGCCAGCATGCGCGGCGCCATCATTCCCGCCATCGGCCTGTCCACCGTCGGTGTGGTGATGACGGCGGCGCTGGTGGCGCTGGTGGCGGGGCCTCTGCTTGGCCTCGACCCGCTGGAGAGCCTCCTGGTGGGCGCCATCGTCGCCTCCACCGATGCGGCGGCGGTGCTGTTCCTGGTGCGGGCGCAGGGCCTTCATCTCGGCCGGCGGGTGGGCTCGGTGATCGAGATCGAATCCGCCACCAACGACCCGGCGGCGGTGTTCCTCACCGTGCTGCTGGTGGAACTGCTCACCACCGACACCGGCAATCCCGGCCTGGCCATGGTGTTCGGCGTGCTGCGCGAGATGGCGTTGGGCGCGGCGATGGGGGTGGCCGGCGGCTATGCCATCGTGGCCCTGCTGAACCGGGTGGACCTGCCCGGCGGCCTGCATCCGGTGATGGTGATGGGCATTGCGGTGCTGCTGTTCGCGGTCACCTCGCTGCTGCACGGCTCGGGCTTCCTGGCGGTCTATCTCGCCGGCCTGGTGCTGGGGAACCGGCCGGTGCGGGCCATCGCCTCCATCACCTCGTTCCTCGATACCGTGACCTGGCTGTGCCAGATCGTCATGTTCGTGATGCTGGGCCTGCTGGTCTCGCCCGAGAAGATCCTGCTCTATGCGCTGCCGGCGCTGGGGGTCGCCGCCTTCCTCATCCTGGTGGGGCGGCCGGCGGCGGTGTTCCTGTGCCTTGCGCCGTTCCGCTTCTCGCTGAAGGAGAAGCTGTTCATCTCCTGGGCGGGCTTGCGCGGGGCGGTGTCCATCTTCCTTGCCACCATCCCCATGCTGGCGCATTTGCCGCAGGCCGAGGTCTATTTCAACGTGGCCTTCGCCGTGGTGCTGGTCTCGCTCATCCTTCACGGCTGGACCATGGCGGCGGTGGCGCGGCGGCTCGACGTGACCTTGTCCGATCCCGCCCCCGGCATCCGCCGCTTCGAGATCGACCTGCCGGGACAGACCGACATGGAGCTGGTCGCCTATCCGGTGGTGGCCGGCACGCCCGCCATCGGGCAGGCCGCGCTGCCCACCTGGGCGCGACTGATGATGGTGGTGCGCGCCGGCCAGACCCTGACACCGGAGGCCGCCGGTCACCTCAAGGTCGGCGACTACGGCTATGTGCTGGCGCCGCCCAAGCGGGTGCACCAGCTCGACCGCCTGTTCCGTCCGCAGGAAGCGACGCCCATGGACGATGGCGCCGCCTTTCCCTTCGTGGGCGAGGTGCGGCTCGGCGACCTCATGAGCTTCTACGGCCTCACGGTGCCCGACTCGGAGCTTGGCCTCACCATCGCCGAGGCTTTCGCCGACCGCTCGGATGATCATCCCGCGCGCGGCATGCGCATCAAGTACGGCAATGCGGTGATCGAGGTGCGCGAGGTGGTGGACGGCCGCGTCACCTGGGCCGTGCTGCGGCTGGAGGCGGGCCGGCTCAAGCGTTCCATCGCGAAGGTGCGGCGACTGTTCGGCCTCCAGCCCGAGGGGGAGGACGACGAGGCGTGA
- a CDS encoding conserved hypothetical protein (KEGG: rpd:RPD_1758 hypothetical protein) — protein MEPVSLATPHADALAASLARSLDIAEQRAADEATAVFRADVLFGLSQPQKAVPPKYFYDEAGSRLFDLICRLPEYYPTRCEVAILKARAGEIGDLMGPGASLVEFGSGSSTKVRLLLDAMAEPAAYVPIDISGPHMRAAVARLAEDYPGVAMLPVEADFTQAVRLPPLGDGRRVGFFPGSTIGNFTPDAATAFLAHVGEVLGVGSSLVIGFDLAKDWSVLEAAYDDRQGITAAFNLNLLARINREVGADFDPGAFRHKAFFNAGESRIEMHLESVREQEVRIGRHHFAFARGETIHTENSYKFSADAFLALARHAGWRMRRMWTDPKGWFAVAALERDGAGN, from the coding sequence ATGGAGCCCGTCTCCCTCGCCACGCCCCATGCGGACGCGCTCGCCGCATCCCTCGCCCGATCCCTCGATATCGCCGAGCAGCGCGCGGCGGACGAGGCCACGGCCGTGTTCCGCGCCGATGTGCTCTTCGGCCTGTCGCAGCCGCAGAAGGCGGTGCCGCCCAAATATTTCTATGACGAGGCCGGCTCGCGCCTGTTCGACCTGATCTGCCGGCTGCCGGAATATTACCCGACGCGCTGCGAGGTCGCGATCCTCAAGGCCCGTGCCGGCGAGATCGGCGATCTGATGGGCCCCGGGGCGAGCCTCGTCGAGTTCGGCTCGGGATCGAGCACCAAGGTGCGCCTGCTGCTGGATGCCATGGCCGAGCCTGCGGCCTACGTGCCCATCGACATCTCCGGCCCGCACATGCGCGCGGCGGTGGCACGGCTGGCAGAGGATTATCCGGGCGTGGCCATGCTGCCGGTGGAGGCGGACTTCACGCAGGCCGTCCGCCTGCCGCCGCTCGGCGATGGGCGGCGGGTCGGTTTCTTCCCCGGCTCCACCATCGGCAATTTCACACCAGACGCGGCCACTGCCTTCCTCGCCCATGTTGGCGAGGTGCTGGGCGTGGGGTCTTCCCTCGTCATCGGCTTCGATCTCGCCAAGGACTGGTCGGTGCTTGAAGCCGCCTACGACGACCGGCAGGGCATCACCGCCGCCTTCAACCTCAACCTGCTGGCCCGCATCAACCGGGAGGTGGGCGCGGATTTCGATCCCGGCGCTTTCCGGCACAAGGCTTTCTTCAATGCAGGCGAAAGCCGCATCGAGATGCATCTCGAAAGCGTGAGGGAGCAGGAGGTACGCATCGGCCGCCACCATTTCGCCTTCGCGCGGGGCGAAACCATCCACACGGAGAATTCCTACAAGTTCTCCGCCGATGCGTTCCTCGCGCTGGCCCGGCATGCCGGGTGGCGCATGCGCCGGATGTGGACCGATCCCAAGGGTTGGTTCGCCGTGGCGGCGCTGGAGCGGGACGGGGCGGGGAACTGA
- a CDS encoding protein of unknown function DUF323 (PFAM: protein of unknown function DUF323~KEGG: rme:Rmet_1589 protein of unknown function DUF323), whose product MTIHHKMRDDCMPRSVWLDRFQKVRALSEDLARDLHPEDQTVQSMPDASPTKWHLAHVSWFFETFVLVPHCPGYEVAHPQFAYLFNSYYEAAGARHARFARGLITRPTVEEVAAYRARVTDAMGELIASAGEAAFAAIAPLLEIGINHEQQHQELILMDILNLFAANPLHPAYRPCASLPAGTAPELAFFDYPGGIVEIGHAGTGFGYDNEGPRHQVLLRPFRLASRAVTNGEWIAFMEDGGYGRPDLWLSDGWARVKAGEYAAPLYWEKTDAGWEAMTLCGRHPVDPAAPVVHVSYYEADAYARWAGRRLPTEAEWEVAAREMPVSGNFLEAAALKASALRPLPAEPVPGHPAQLYGDVWEWTQSPYVAYPGYRPAAGALGEYNGKFMSSQMVLRGGCCATPDGHARATYRNFFYPHQRWPFAGLRLAEDA is encoded by the coding sequence CAGTCCATGCCGGACGCAAGCCCGACCAAGTGGCACCTTGCCCACGTCTCCTGGTTCTTCGAGACCTTCGTGCTGGTGCCGCATTGTCCCGGCTATGAGGTGGCCCATCCCCAGTTCGCCTATCTGTTCAACTCCTATTACGAGGCCGCCGGCGCCCGCCATGCCCGTTTCGCGCGCGGCCTCATCACACGGCCTACCGTGGAGGAGGTCGCCGCCTATCGCGCGCGGGTGACGGATGCCATGGGCGAGCTGATCGCGAGCGCGGGGGAGGCGGCTTTCGCTGCCATCGCGCCGCTGCTGGAGATCGGCATCAACCATGAGCAGCAGCATCAGGAGCTGATCCTGATGGACATCTTGAACCTGTTCGCCGCCAACCCCCTGCACCCGGCCTACCGGCCCTGCGCCTCCCTCCCGGCGGGGACCGCGCCGGAGCTGGCCTTCTTCGATTATCCCGGCGGCATCGTCGAGATCGGTCACGCCGGAACCGGATTCGGCTATGACAACGAGGGACCGCGCCACCAGGTGCTGCTGCGCCCGTTTCGCCTCGCCAGCCGCGCGGTGACCAATGGCGAGTGGATCGCCTTCATGGAGGATGGCGGCTATGGCCGTCCCGACCTGTGGCTTTCGGACGGCTGGGCGCGGGTGAAGGCGGGCGAATATGCGGCGCCGCTCTATTGGGAGAAGACCGACGCCGGCTGGGAGGCCATGACGCTTTGCGGCCGCCATCCCGTGGATCCGGCCGCCCCGGTGGTCCATGTGAGCTATTATGAGGCCGACGCCTATGCCCGCTGGGCCGGGCGGCGCCTGCCTACCGAGGCCGAATGGGAAGTGGCGGCGCGCGAGATGCCCGTCTCCGGCAATTTCCTGGAGGCCGCTGCCCTCAAGGCCAGCGCCCTGCGTCCGCTGCCGGCTGAGCCGGTGCCCGGCCATCCCGCCCAGCTTTATGGCGACGTGTGGGAATGGACCCAGAGCCCCTATGTCGCCTACCCCGGCTACCGGCCGGCGGCGGGGGCGCTCGGGGAATACAATGGCAAGTTCATGTCATCGCAGATGGTGCTGCGCGGCGGCTGCTGCGCCACGCCGGACGGGCATGCCCGCGCCACCTACCGCAATTTTTTCTACCCCCACCAGCGCTGGCCTTTCGCCGGCCTGAGATTAGCGGAGGATGCCTGA